The nucleotide sequence CTGCGAAAGATAAGCATACGGTTGATTTGTCCATCTACCATTTAGCAAGAAGTCTTTCTTTATAGTAGGAACACAAAATAAAAAATTCAAATAGCTCCCTCAGATATTGATTCTGGGGAGTTTTGAATGATTCCGATAGCCGTAATGACAACCTGGAAGCTCTTCGAACATGTCTCATAACTCCAAAACAAAAACCCAGTTTCAGTATCAGAAAAAGCTGCCTTGTGCAAGACAGCGTATTTTTGCTGCAGACATATATTAAAAGGCTATTGAATAATAGATAATGGGAGAGTTTCATGGAAATTAGGTAAAAGGTACGAAAAAGAATTTTAGTAGTAATGAGTTTTATATCCAGGAAATCGGATATGCTCTATTTTCACGTAAATTATTGATTAATACCGCTATTAAGACAATGACTATTGAGCCAATTAATACTGTAGTAATTAGGTAACTCCATTTGTAAGCTCCAAGTATCACAACAATTGGATCTGCCACAGCAGGCGGATGAGTTGTTTTTGTCATCATCATGATTGCTATAGCTAATCCTACTCCTAAAGCGATAGTCCATGGTTGATTTCCTAAAAAATGGTAAACTATTAAACCTACAAGCGTAGAAATGAAATGTCCACCTATAATATTCCTCGGCTGAGATAAAGGACCGTCCCATACACTAAATGCTAACATACAACTTCCTCCAAATGGGGCCATTAACAAAGTTGCCGGCGTGATCTTTGTTAAAACTGCCAGAACAAAAATAGTAATAAATCCTCCAATTAGTTCAGTCATTGCATCCTTTATATTTGCTTTTAAAGGACTTTTTCCCTTCCCCTTCATTTTATCCCAATAATTAGGACGAGATGAATATAATACCTCCTCCTCCTTTTTAAGCGCTACAGCATTTCCGGATCTCATCTGAACAATCTTCCTTACTTTTTGTTCCATATTATCCTAATTCACCAACCTTTTACGTGAACTACCCGCCACCTACGCTTCGCTTAGAGGTGGGGGCTTCTAAGGTAATCATACCTAACGGTACGAAATTGACTTAGCTATCGAGCCTGTTCCATGCTCTGTATATGATTATACTAATAGTCGAAGTCCTTCGTTTCTAATGTTGAGCGAAGCATTCCAATCCCTGTCTTTCACAACCCCACATTCGCATTGGAATACACGTTCGGAAAGAGACAACTGCTCTTTTACTTGACTACAATTATGTTTCCATTGACTACATTGGTTGTATACGACTGTCTTGCCTTCCGGCTTTTGAACTTTGGAAATTCAGCACGACCAGAGAAAAAGTTTTTGAATGCCTTTTGCAAATTGATTTGAACGTTTGCCAACGCAAGGCTGTCTACTTCTTTAAGCCATGGAAATTCCCTTTTGTATTTAGCAGGAGTCGGGAATTTTTGCTTTTTCAAGGCTTCCTT is from Bacillus methanolicus MGA3 and encodes:
- a CDS encoding HPP family protein translates to MRSGNAVALKKEEEVLYSSRPNYWDKMKGKGKSPLKANIKDAMTELIGGFITIFVLAVLTKITPATLLMAPFGGSCMLAFSVWDGPLSQPRNIIGGHFISTLVGLIVYHFLGNQPWTIALGVGLAIAIMMMTKTTHPPAVADPIVVILGAYKWSYLITTVLIGSIVIVLIAVLINNLRENRAYPISWI
- a CDS encoding zinc ribbon domain-containing protein, whose translation is MSLSERVFQCECGVVKDRDWNASLNIRNEGLRLLV